A single region of the Phyllostomus discolor isolate MPI-MPIP mPhyDis1 chromosome 14, mPhyDis1.pri.v3, whole genome shotgun sequence genome encodes:
- the TAGLN2 gene encoding transgelin-2: MANRGPAYGLSREVQQKIEKQYDADLEQILIQWISTQCRKDVGRPQPGRENFQNWLKDGTVLCELINGLYPEGQAPVKKIQASTMAFKQMEQISQFLQAAERYGINTTDIFQTVDLWEGKNMACVQRTLMNLGGLAVARDDGHFSGDPNWFPKKSKENPRNFSDNQLQEGKNVIGLQMGTNRGASQAGMTGYGMPRQIL, encoded by the exons ATGGCCAACAGGGGACCTGCCTATGGCCTGAGCCGGGAAGTGCAGCAGAAGATTGAGAAACAGTACGATGCAGACTTGGAGCAGATCCTGATCCAATGGATCAGCACCCAGTGCCGCAAGGACGTGGGCCGGCCCCAGCCTGGGCGTGAGAATTTCCAGAACTGGCTCAAGGATGGCACA GTGCTGTGTGAGCTCATTAATGGACTGTACCCTGAGGGGCAGGCCCCAGTGAAAAAGATACAGGCCTCCACCATGGCCTTCAAGCAAATGGAGCAGATCTCTCAGTTTCTGCAAGCAGCTGAGCGCTATGGCATCAACACCACTGATATCTTCCAGACTGTGGACCTCTGGGAAG GAAAGAACATGGCCTGTGTACAGCGAACACTGATGAACCTGGGTGGGCTGGCAGTAGCCCGAGATGATGGGCATTTCTCTGGAGATCCCAACTGGTTTCCTAA GAAGTCCAAGGAGAACCCTCGGAACTTCTCGGACAACCAGCTGCAAGAGGGCAAGAACGTGATTGGGTTACAGATGGGCACCAACCGAGGGGCATCTCAGGCAGGCATGACTGGCTATGGGATGCCACGCCAGATCCTCTGA